A single region of the Polymorphum gilvum SL003B-26A1 genome encodes:
- a CDS encoding helix-turn-helix domain-containing protein encodes MARPQPIPRYHLYGESDPATDFDFFHIETIRARSKPLGWSLEPHSHAHLLQCLLITRGGGRLVDDAGERAIGPGGIAFNPAGVMHGWTFTPETEGYVISFTPDYLAGPEDEHTEAERAALRADRNLLIPTEGRALDRLVFYFSEMADEFDHGARRRALFRPLVALTLLAIFPGDTAEAEIDRTPGFSLFRFRSLVEEHFRTERATEFYAGEMGLTVQRLNRYCRIFTGRTAAQALRDRVILEAKRLLAFSGLSVSQVAYDLGFEDPAYFSRVFRKETGESPVDFRARQKD; translated from the coding sequence ATGGCCAGGCCCCAACCCATTCCCCGCTACCATCTCTACGGCGAGAGCGATCCGGCGACGGATTTCGACTTCTTCCACATCGAGACCATCCGTGCGCGGTCGAAGCCGCTCGGCTGGTCGCTGGAGCCGCACAGCCACGCTCATCTGCTGCAGTGCCTGCTGATCACCCGCGGCGGCGGGCGGCTGGTCGACGACGCCGGCGAACGCGCGATCGGGCCGGGCGGGATCGCCTTCAACCCGGCCGGCGTCATGCACGGCTGGACCTTCACGCCGGAGACCGAGGGCTACGTGATCTCGTTCACGCCCGACTACCTGGCCGGGCCAGAGGACGAGCACACGGAGGCCGAGCGCGCGGCCCTGCGCGCCGACCGCAACCTGCTGATTCCGACCGAGGGTAGGGCGCTCGACCGGCTGGTGTTCTATTTCTCGGAGATGGCGGACGAATTCGACCACGGTGCGCGCCGGCGCGCCTTGTTCCGCCCGCTGGTCGCGCTGACGCTGCTGGCGATCTTTCCCGGCGACACGGCCGAGGCGGAGATCGACCGCACGCCGGGCTTTTCCCTGTTCCGCTTCCGCTCGCTGGTCGAGGAGCATTTCCGCACCGAGCGGGCGACCGAGTTTTATGCCGGCGAGATGGGGCTGACGGTGCAGCGCCTCAACCGCTACTGCCGCATCTTCACCGGCCGCACGGCAGCCCAGGCCCTGCGCGACCGGGTCATCCTGGAGGCCAAGCGCCTGCTCGCCTTCTCCGGCCTGTCGGTGTCGCAGGTTGCCTACGACCTCGGCTTCGAGGATCCGGCCTATTTCTCGCGCGTGTTCCGCAAGGAGACCGGCGAGAGCCCGGTCGACTTCCGCGCCCGCCAGAAGGACTGA
- a CDS encoding PadR family transcriptional regulator, producing MSVRSLCLAILSFGDATGYEIRKESTEGKFSYFEDASFGSIYPTLARLEVEGLVTVRREAQQGKPARKVYSITEAGREELRRALSEPLAPDTFRSPFLLVSMYADMLGSTVVRRAIDRQIEQVRAELEQMKAMAEGCRHASSLWTMHYGISCMTNTLNFLETHRDRLLRIAEGDTDLPAAAE from the coding sequence ATGAGCGTACGCAGCCTGTGCCTTGCTATCCTCAGCTTCGGAGACGCGACGGGATATGAGATCCGCAAGGAATCCACGGAAGGCAAGTTCAGCTATTTCGAGGATGCGAGCTTCGGCTCGATCTATCCGACCCTGGCGCGCCTGGAGGTGGAAGGGCTCGTGACCGTGCGCCGCGAAGCCCAGCAGGGCAAGCCCGCGCGCAAGGTCTATTCGATCACCGAGGCCGGGCGCGAGGAACTGAGGCGGGCCCTGTCCGAGCCGCTGGCCCCCGACACCTTCCGCTCGCCGTTCCTGCTGGTGTCGATGTACGCGGACATGCTCGGCAGTACCGTGGTGCGCCGCGCCATCGACCGCCAGATCGAACAGGTCCGCGCCGAACTGGAGCAAATGAAGGCGATGGCCGAGGGCTGCCGCCACGCCAGTTCGCTGTGGACCATGCACTACGGCATTTCCTGCATGACCAACACGCTGAATTTCCTGGAGACGCACCGCGATCGCCTGCTGCGCATCGCCGAGGGCGACACCGACCTGCCCGCGGCTGCCGAATAG
- a CDS encoding efflux RND transporter periplasmic adaptor subunit, with amino-acid sequence MRLKASYFLAIGLAGAIGMWMWTGTVVIGGRGDSAEATPPPAERQEQAGDRPFRVKVARLVAEERNSVLTVRGSTQAEAKVAVRAETAGRVAERPVREGARVAAGDTLCVLDRGAREAGVLEATAAEAQARLDYEAARQLNAKGFAAETRVAALRAAHDATKARLHEAELELERTIIRAPIGGIVESPMAYVGDHLKIGDPCGTVVDSDPMIAIGQVSELSIGLIAPGMPAEVDLVDGTTLSGSVRYIAPSANPDTRTFRIEVELPNPDGRARDGTTALTRLPLAAEKAHKVSPAILTLDDAGRVGVRTVDADNRARFVPVRVLGGEADGVWLSGLPEMADVIVVGQDYVGDGEAVEPVFETVEAGR; translated from the coding sequence ATGCGACTGAAAGCCTCCTATTTTCTCGCCATCGGCCTTGCCGGCGCCATCGGCATGTGGATGTGGACCGGCACGGTAGTCATCGGCGGGCGCGGCGACAGCGCCGAGGCGACGCCGCCGCCGGCCGAACGCCAGGAGCAGGCCGGCGACAGGCCGTTCCGCGTCAAGGTCGCACGGCTCGTCGCGGAGGAGCGCAACTCCGTGCTCACGGTGCGCGGCAGCACGCAGGCCGAGGCGAAGGTGGCGGTGCGGGCCGAAACCGCGGGCCGGGTCGCAGAGCGGCCGGTTCGCGAAGGTGCCCGGGTGGCGGCCGGCGACACGCTGTGCGTGCTCGACAGGGGCGCCCGCGAGGCGGGCGTCCTCGAAGCAACGGCCGCGGAAGCCCAGGCGCGCCTCGACTACGAGGCCGCACGCCAACTGAACGCCAAGGGATTTGCCGCCGAGACCCGCGTCGCCGCACTCAGGGCCGCCCACGACGCCACCAAGGCGCGCCTGCACGAGGCGGAACTTGAACTGGAGCGCACGATCATCCGGGCGCCGATCGGCGGCATCGTCGAAAGCCCGATGGCCTATGTCGGCGATCACCTGAAGATCGGCGACCCGTGCGGAACCGTGGTCGACAGCGATCCGATGATCGCCATCGGCCAGGTGTCCGAACTCAGCATCGGCCTGATCGCGCCCGGCATGCCGGCCGAGGTCGACCTGGTCGACGGCACCACGCTGTCCGGCAGCGTGCGCTACATCGCGCCGTCCGCCAATCCGGACACGCGTACCTTTCGCATCGAGGTCGAACTGCCCAATCCGGACGGACGCGCCCGCGACGGCACGACCGCCCTCACCCGCCTGCCGCTGGCGGCGGAGAAGGCGCACAAGGTGTCGCCGGCGATCCTGACGCTTGACGACGCCGGGCGCGTCGGCGTGCGCACCGTCGACGCCGACAACCGGGCGCGGTTCGTGCCGGTCAGGGTTCTCGGCGGCGAGGCGGACGGCGTATGGCTCTCGGGCCTGCCGGAAATGGCCGACGTCATCGTCGTCGGCCAGGACTATGTCGGCGACGGCGAGGCCGTCGAACCGGTGTTCGAGACCGTGGAGGCCGGGCGATGA
- a CDS encoding efflux RND transporter permease subunit — MIAMLESVLRRPKTVFVLMLALVVAGVTAYFAIPKEDTPDIDVPVFYISVSQQGISPEDAERLLVRPMETELRGLDGLKEITAIASEGHAAIILEFDISFDKDEALADVRDKVDQAKSKLPAEADEPTISETNFALLPTITVTLSGNVPERTLYQHARRLKAEIEAIDTVRSADLSGHREELLEVLIDTRKLESYSITQEELITSLTQNNQLVPAGFLDSGKGRFNVKVPGLVETAQDVYALPLKQSGEGLVTLGDVAEIRRTFKDATSYTRVNGRPAIALQVTKRIGTNVIENNDAVRSVVQAAAADWPETIRVDIMLDQSANIYEVLGSLQSSILTAIFLVMVLVVASLGLRSALLVGLAIPTSFMVGFLILSGLGYTVNTMVMFGLVLTVGMLVDGAIVMVEYADRKIAEGMEDREAYIRAAKLMFWPIVSSTATTLAAFLPMLLWPGVAGEFMSYLPIMVIIVLTASLLTAMVFLPVTGGIFAAVSHWTGRHATGVLAFAFALATAGALLSAPLADGLRQALAAAGFLGAGLVAYRLLRPLVAWSRARAARRAEEDRAAAALLSGAQAFDVREIRGATGLYVRILKLLAGNPVGNVVTVVAVVGLCAAIFVAFGANNAGVEFFVEEEPEQAIVLVSARGNLSAAEARDLVGEVEDVVLRIEGIENVVTAAYAPGGGGGGKILGGVQDKPADTVGELQIEFADYCCRRKAAEIFREIRERTAFLPGIKVETRKIEMGPPSGKDVQLEVKSTDYATLTATVARIRAHMDTMPGLLDQEDDRPLPGIEWQLTIDREQAGRYQAGIVSVGSMVQLVTNGVLIGKYRPTDSEDEVDIRVRLPQDERTLDRFDQLRLQTPLGLVPLANFVERAPAQKVSSITRRDGLYSMMLKAGVDKDAGVLADDKVRELDAWLKGQTWPTNVYLKFRGADEDQKESGEFLMRAMVASLFLMFVILLTQFNSFYQTFLTLSTVVMSVMGVLLGMLITGQKFSIIMTGTGIVALAGIVVNNAIVLLDTYNRFREDGMESLDAILKTSAQRIRPIMLTTITTIAGLIPMATQVNFDFFNQVTAVGSITAIWWIQLSTAVIFGLGFSTILTLILIPTMIAAPGVWTASARRLWNRATGDRSAPAAAGTAAAVAEAAPAHAGAGVVSLERPEPARSRLDGLPHAAE, encoded by the coding sequence ATGATCGCGATGCTCGAAAGCGTCCTGCGCCGTCCCAAGACGGTGTTCGTGCTGATGCTGGCGCTCGTCGTCGCCGGCGTCACGGCCTATTTCGCCATCCCCAAGGAGGACACCCCGGACATCGACGTGCCGGTGTTCTACATCTCGGTGTCGCAGCAAGGCATCTCGCCCGAGGACGCCGAGCGCCTGCTCGTGCGCCCGATGGAGACCGAGCTGCGCGGCCTCGACGGCTTGAAGGAGATCACCGCGATCGCCTCCGAAGGCCATGCCGCCATCATCCTGGAATTCGACATCTCCTTCGACAAGGACGAGGCGCTCGCCGACGTGCGCGACAAGGTCGACCAGGCGAAGTCCAAGCTGCCGGCCGAAGCCGACGAGCCGACCATCTCGGAAACCAACTTCGCCCTGCTGCCGACCATCACGGTGACGCTGTCGGGCAACGTGCCCGAGCGCACGCTCTACCAGCACGCGCGCCGGCTCAAGGCCGAGATCGAGGCCATCGACACGGTCCGCTCCGCCGATCTGTCCGGGCACCGGGAAGAACTGCTCGAGGTGCTGATCGACACGCGCAAGCTGGAATCCTATTCGATCACCCAGGAAGAGCTGATCACCTCGCTGACCCAGAACAACCAGCTGGTTCCCGCCGGCTTCCTCGACAGCGGCAAGGGTCGCTTCAACGTCAAGGTGCCGGGCCTCGTCGAAACCGCGCAGGACGTCTACGCCCTGCCGCTCAAGCAGAGCGGCGAGGGCCTGGTCACCCTCGGCGACGTCGCCGAGATCCGGCGCACCTTCAAGGACGCGACCTCCTACACCCGCGTCAACGGCCGCCCGGCGATCGCGCTGCAGGTGACCAAGCGCATCGGCACCAACGTCATCGAGAACAACGACGCCGTCCGCTCCGTCGTTCAGGCGGCCGCTGCCGACTGGCCGGAGACCATCCGGGTCGACATCATGCTCGACCAGTCGGCCAACATCTACGAAGTACTCGGCTCGCTGCAGTCGTCGATCCTGACCGCCATCTTCCTGGTCATGGTCCTGGTGGTCGCCTCGCTCGGACTGCGCTCGGCGCTGCTGGTCGGCCTCGCCATCCCGACCTCGTTCATGGTCGGCTTTCTGATCCTGTCCGGCCTCGGCTACACGGTGAACACCATGGTCATGTTCGGCCTGGTGCTGACCGTCGGCATGCTGGTCGACGGCGCCATCGTCATGGTCGAATACGCCGACCGCAAGATCGCCGAGGGCATGGAGGACCGCGAGGCCTACATCCGCGCCGCCAAGCTGATGTTCTGGCCGATCGTCTCGTCGACGGCGACGACGCTGGCCGCCTTCCTGCCCATGCTGCTGTGGCCGGGCGTGGCCGGCGAGTTCATGAGCTACCTGCCGATCATGGTCATCATCGTGCTGACCGCCTCGCTGCTGACGGCGATGGTGTTCCTGCCGGTCACCGGCGGCATCTTCGCCGCCGTGTCGCACTGGACCGGCCGCCACGCGACGGGCGTGCTCGCCTTCGCCTTTGCGCTCGCCACCGCCGGCGCGCTGCTGTCGGCGCCGCTCGCCGACGGCTTACGACAGGCGCTGGCGGCCGCCGGCTTCCTCGGCGCCGGCCTCGTCGCCTACCGGCTGCTGCGCCCGCTCGTCGCCTGGTCGCGGGCACGTGCGGCCCGGCGGGCGGAGGAGGACCGCGCCGCGGCCGCGCTGCTGTCCGGCGCCCAGGCCTTCGACGTGCGCGAGATCCGCGGCGCCACCGGCCTCTATGTCCGCATCCTGAAGCTGCTCGCCGGCAACCCGGTCGGCAATGTCGTGACCGTCGTCGCGGTGGTCGGCCTGTGCGCGGCGATCTTCGTCGCCTTCGGCGCCAACAACGCCGGCGTCGAATTCTTCGTCGAGGAGGAACCCGAACAGGCGATCGTGCTGGTGTCCGCCCGCGGCAACCTGTCGGCGGCGGAGGCGCGCGACCTGGTCGGCGAGGTGGAAGACGTCGTGCTGCGCATCGAGGGCATCGAGAACGTCGTCACCGCAGCCTATGCCCCTGGCGGCGGCGGCGGCGGCAAGATTCTCGGCGGTGTACAGGACAAGCCGGCCGACACGGTCGGCGAGCTGCAGATCGAGTTCGCCGACTATTGCTGCCGGCGCAAGGCTGCGGAGATCTTCAGGGAAATCCGTGAGAGGACCGCGTTCCTGCCCGGCATCAAGGTCGAGACGCGCAAGATCGAGATGGGCCCGCCGTCGGGCAAGGACGTCCAGCTGGAAGTCAAGTCGACCGACTACGCCACGCTGACCGCGACCGTCGCGCGCATCCGCGCCCACATGGACACCATGCCCGGCCTGCTCGACCAGGAGGACGACCGCCCCCTGCCCGGCATCGAATGGCAGCTGACCATCGACCGCGAGCAGGCCGGCCGCTATCAGGCCGGCATCGTCTCGGTCGGCAGCATGGTGCAGCTGGTCACAAACGGCGTGCTGATCGGCAAGTACCGGCCGACGGATTCAGAGGACGAGGTCGACATCCGCGTGCGCCTGCCGCAGGACGAGCGCACCCTCGACCGCTTCGACCAGTTGCGCCTGCAGACGCCGCTCGGCCTGGTGCCGCTGGCCAATTTCGTCGAGCGCGCACCGGCCCAGAAGGTGTCCTCGATCACGCGCCGCGATGGGCTCTATTCCATGATGCTGAAGGCCGGTGTCGACAAGGACGCCGGGGTGCTCGCCGACGACAAGGTCCGGGAACTCGACGCCTGGCTGAAGGGCCAGACCTGGCCGACCAACGTCTACCTGAAGTTCCGCGGCGCCGACGAGGACCAGAAGGAATCCGGCGAGTTCCTGATGAGGGCCATGGTCGCCTCGCTGTTCCTGATGTTCGTGATCCTGCTGACCCAGTTCAACTCGTTCTACCAGACCTTCCTGACCCTCTCGACGGTGGTCATGTCGGTCATGGGCGTGCTGCTCGGCATGCTGATCACCGGCCAGAAGTTCTCGATCATCATGACCGGCACCGGCATCGTGGCGCTGGCGGGCATCGTGGTGAACAACGCCATCGTGCTGCTCGACACCTACAACCGCTTCCGCGAGGACGGCATGGAGTCGCTCGACGCGATCCTGAAGACCTCGGCGCAGCGGATCCGGCCGATCATGCTGACCACGATCACCACCATCGCCGGCCTGATCCCGATGGCGACCCAGGTCAACTTCGACTTCTTCAACCAGGTGACCGCGGTCGGCAGCATCACCGCGATCTGGTGGATCCAGCTGTCGACGGCGGTGATCTTCGGCCTCGGCTTCTCGACCATCCTGACGCTGATCCTGATCCCGACCATGATCGCCGCGCCGGGCGTTTGGACGGCATCGGCCCGGCGCCTGTGGAACCGGGCGACCGGCGACCGATCCGCCCCGGCCGCGGCCGGGACTGCCGCGGCGGTCGCCGAAGCCGCTCCGGCGCACGCCGGCGCCGGCGTGGTGAGCCTGGAGCGGCCGGAGCCGGCCCGCAGCCGCCTCGACGGCCTGCCGCACGCGGCGGAGTAG
- a CDS encoding CDP-alcohol phosphatidyltransferase family protein: MSAPFAPFDPGGTDRTGRRTPRFRRVPMRLILPNMVTLLALCSGLTAIRMAFEGRWDYAVGAVLIAAVLDALDGRVARLLKGTSRFGAELDSLADFVNFGVTPALMLYVWLLKEVQSLGWIAALAFAISTALRLARFNVSLDDPDKPAWAVNFFTGVPAPAGALTVLMPIYLEFVGVLPHWPEFAPGVALYTMFIGFLMISRLPTYSGKKIGTRIRRDLVLPLFVLAVLLVALTVSYPFQMLTLAASAYLVSIPLAWRSHRAYALTGDAPVPDDDGDCADTDLDHLGDKDKSDSA, translated from the coding sequence GTGTCCGCGCCCTTCGCCCCCTTCGATCCCGGCGGCACCGACCGCACCGGCCGCCGCACGCCCCGCTTCCGGCGCGTGCCGATGCGCCTGATCCTGCCCAACATGGTGACGCTGCTGGCGCTGTGCTCGGGCCTGACGGCGATCCGCATGGCCTTCGAGGGGCGCTGGGACTATGCGGTCGGCGCCGTCCTGATCGCCGCCGTGCTCGACGCGCTCGACGGCCGCGTCGCGCGGCTGCTGAAGGGCACGTCGCGGTTCGGCGCGGAACTCGATTCGCTTGCCGATTTCGTCAATTTCGGCGTCACGCCGGCGTTGATGCTCTATGTCTGGCTGCTCAAGGAGGTCCAGTCGCTCGGCTGGATCGCCGCGCTTGCCTTTGCCATCTCGACCGCGCTCCGTCTGGCCCGCTTCAACGTGTCGCTGGACGATCCCGACAAGCCGGCCTGGGCGGTGAACTTCTTCACCGGCGTGCCCGCGCCGGCCGGCGCGCTCACGGTGCTGATGCCGATCTACTTGGAGTTCGTCGGCGTGCTGCCGCACTGGCCGGAATTCGCGCCGGGCGTCGCGCTCTACACCATGTTCATCGGCTTCCTGATGATCAGCCGCCTGCCGACCTATTCGGGCAAGAAGATCGGCACTCGGATCCGCCGCGACCTGGTCCTGCCGTTGTTCGTCCTCGCCGTGTTGCTGGTGGCGCTGACGGTCAGCTATCCGTTCCAGATGCTTACCCTGGCCGCCAGCGCCTATCTCGTCTCCATTCCCTTGGCCTGGCGCAGCCACCGCGCCTATGCCTTGACCGGCGACGCTCCGGTGCCGGACGACGACGGCGACTGCGCCGACACCGACCTCGACCACCTCGGCGACAAGGACAAGAGCGACTCGGCCTGA
- a CDS encoding phosphatidylserine decarboxylase, whose translation MGAPRTVQDCVPDCGPPPEPGWQAAAGSRRKDRTSLMSLVDSVTRAFVPIHREGWPFIAIGLVASVVLGWFVGPLFWIGLILTGWVTYFFRDPPRVTPVTEGLVISPADGVVSQVGPARPPAELDLGAEPMMRVSVFMNVFNCHVNRAPIGGRIVRIAYRAGRFINAELDKASEHNERNGLVIESGDTRIGVVQIAGLVARRIVCFVREGENVATGERFGLIRFGSRLDVYMPIGTVPRVAIGQTMIAGETVLADLRDERAVGQPLTRMS comes from the coding sequence CTGGGCGCTCCCAGGACCGTCCAAGACTGCGTTCCGGATTGCGGACCGCCACCCGAACCGGGCTGGCAGGCGGCAGCCGGCTCCCGCCGAAAGGATCGGACCTCGCTCATGTCGCTCGTTGATTCCGTCACTCGCGCCTTCGTTCCCATCCACCGGGAGGGCTGGCCGTTCATCGCCATCGGCCTGGTCGCGAGCGTCGTGCTCGGCTGGTTCGTCGGACCGCTGTTCTGGATCGGCCTGATTCTGACCGGCTGGGTCACCTATTTCTTCCGCGATCCGCCGCGGGTGACGCCGGTGACCGAAGGCCTCGTCATCTCGCCCGCCGACGGCGTGGTCAGCCAGGTGGGCCCGGCCCGTCCGCCCGCGGAGCTCGATCTCGGCGCCGAGCCGATGATGCGCGTGTCGGTGTTCATGAACGTTTTCAACTGCCACGTGAACCGCGCGCCGATCGGCGGCCGCATCGTGCGCATTGCCTACCGGGCCGGCCGCTTCATCAACGCCGAACTGGACAAGGCCAGCGAGCACAACGAGCGCAACGGCCTTGTCATTGAGTCCGGCGACACGCGCATCGGCGTCGTGCAGATCGCCGGCCTGGTGGCGCGCCGGATCGTCTGCTTCGTGCGCGAGGGCGAGAACGTCGCCACCGGCGAGCGCTTCGGCCTGATCCGCTTCGGCTCGCGCCTCGACGTCTACATGCCGATCGGCACGGTGCCCAGGGTCGCCATAGGCCAGACGATGATCGCGGGCGAGACCGTGCTGGCGGACCTGCGCGACGAGCGCGCCGTCGGCCAGCCGCTCACCCGCATGAGCTGA
- a CDS encoding ABCB family ABC transporter ATP-binding protein/permease: protein MTDQTAATDPDAPARANGAARAARQRLVSADEGSTFVTLANLWPYIWPSGRPDLKMRVVLAIVALVIAKVVTVLSPYFFAWASDALTGEAAGLPAFLVAPVMLVLAYNAARVLAVAFNQMRDALFARVGQHAVRQLAIITFRHMHQLSLRFHLARRTGGLSRVIERGVKGIEAIVRFTILNGVPTLMEFALMAGVIWYQFGFHYVVIVAVMIVAYVWFSVKTSNWRISIRREMNDSDTEANSKAIDSLLNFETVKYFGNEKMEADRFDVSMAAYEKAATRTWTSLAWLNFGQAVILGIGTAACMVLSARSVMAGTQTIGEFVLINALLMQISIPLNFIGFLYREIRQGLADIEAMFTLLGVPAEITDRPGAQPLKAVEGAIRFEDVRFHYDAEREILKGISFDVPAGHTIAIVGPSGAGKSTISRLLFRFYDVSGGRILIDGQDVRDVTQESLRHAIGMVPQDTVLFNDTIAYNIRYGRPDATEEEVRAAASMAQIDRFIETLPQGFATEVGERGLKLSGGEKQRVAIARTILKAPPILILDEATSALDTHTEREIQAALDQVSRNRTTLVIAHRLSTVVNADLILVLEAGRIVERGTHGDLLASKGLYASMWDRQREADEAEERLRAAKAADDLGVVVRGPRAGEPL, encoded by the coding sequence ATGACCGACCAGACAGCTGCGACCGACCCGGACGCTCCGGCCCGGGCGAATGGCGCGGCGCGGGCGGCTCGGCAAAGGCTGGTCAGCGCCGACGAGGGGTCGACCTTCGTGACCCTGGCCAACTTGTGGCCCTACATCTGGCCGTCCGGCCGCCCCGACCTGAAGATGCGGGTGGTGCTCGCCATCGTGGCGCTGGTGATTGCCAAGGTGGTCACGGTGCTGTCGCCCTATTTCTTCGCCTGGGCGTCCGATGCGCTGACCGGCGAGGCCGCCGGCCTGCCGGCGTTTCTCGTCGCGCCGGTGATGCTGGTCCTCGCCTACAACGCCGCGCGGGTGCTGGCCGTCGCCTTCAACCAGATGCGCGACGCGCTGTTCGCGCGTGTCGGCCAGCACGCGGTGCGCCAACTCGCCATCATCACGTTCCGCCACATGCACCAGTTGTCGCTGCGCTTCCACCTGGCGCGCCGCACCGGGGGGCTGAGCCGGGTCATCGAGCGCGGCGTCAAGGGCATCGAGGCGATCGTCCGCTTCACCATCCTGAACGGTGTTCCGACCCTGATGGAATTCGCCCTCATGGCTGGTGTGATTTGGTACCAGTTCGGCTTCCACTACGTCGTCATCGTGGCGGTGATGATCGTCGCCTATGTGTGGTTTTCGGTGAAGACTTCCAACTGGCGCATATCGATCCGCCGGGAGATGAACGACAGCGACACCGAGGCCAATTCCAAGGCCATCGACAGCCTGCTCAACTTCGAGACGGTGAAGTATTTCGGCAACGAGAAGATGGAAGCCGACCGTTTCGACGTCTCCATGGCCGCCTACGAGAAGGCGGCGACGCGCACCTGGACGTCGCTTGCGTGGCTCAACTTCGGCCAAGCCGTCATCCTGGGCATCGGCACAGCGGCCTGTATGGTGCTGTCCGCCCGGTCGGTGATGGCCGGCACCCAGACCATCGGCGAGTTCGTGCTGATCAACGCGCTGCTGATGCAGATCTCGATCCCATTGAACTTCATCGGTTTCCTGTACCGCGAGATCCGCCAGGGCCTGGCCGACATCGAAGCCATGTTCACCCTGCTCGGCGTGCCGGCCGAGATCACCGACAGGCCCGGCGCCCAGCCGTTGAAGGCCGTGGAGGGCGCGATCCGCTTCGAGGACGTCCGCTTCCACTACGATGCCGAGCGGGAAATCCTGAAGGGCATCAGCTTCGACGTGCCCGCCGGGCACACGATCGCCATCGTCGGACCGTCGGGCGCCGGCAAGTCGACCATCTCGCGCCTGCTGTTCCGCTTCTACGACGTCAGCGGGGGACGCATCCTGATCGACGGCCAGGACGTGCGCGACGTCACCCAGGAAAGCCTGCGCCACGCCATCGGCATGGTGCCGCAGGACACGGTGCTGTTCAACGACACCATCGCCTACAACATCCGCTACGGCCGGCCCGACGCCACGGAAGAGGAAGTCCGCGCGGCGGCGAGCATGGCCCAGATCGACCGCTTCATCGAGACCCTGCCGCAGGGCTTCGCCACCGAGGTCGGCGAGCGCGGGCTCAAGCTGTCGGGCGGCGAGAAGCAGCGCGTCGCCATCGCCCGTACCATCCTGAAGGCGCCGCCGATCCTGATCCTCGACGAGGCGACCTCTGCGCTCGACACCCACACCGAGCGCGAGATCCAGGCGGCGCTCGACCAGGTGTCGCGCAATCGCACGACGCTGGTCATCGCCCACCGCCTGTCGACGGTCGTCAATGCCGACCTGATCCTGGTGCTGGAAGCCGGGCGCATCGTCGAGCGTGGCACCCATGGCGACCTGCTCGCCAGCAAGGGACTCTATGCCTCCATGTGGGACCGCCAGCGCGAGGCGGACGAGGCGGAAGAGCGCCTGCGCGCCGCCAAGGCGGCCGACGATCTCGGTGTCGTGGTGCGCGGCCCTCGGGCGGGAGAGCCGCTCTGA
- a CDS encoding ArsR/SmtB family transcription factor, whose protein sequence is MADPDTDPGQGPGGADIDDLAAVYRALGHPARLRILTELAARSQACCGEIVDVLPLAQSTVSQHLQVLKDAGLLTCDVRGRTCCYRLSETAITRAEGLSADLMQRLASSAGVGCRKGIEGKSMETSE, encoded by the coding sequence ATGGCCGATCCGGACACCGACCCGGGCCAGGGTCCCGGCGGCGCGGACATCGACGATCTGGCCGCGGTTTACCGGGCGCTCGGCCATCCTGCCAGGCTGCGGATCCTCACGGAACTGGCCGCCCGCTCGCAGGCCTGCTGCGGCGAAATCGTCGACGTTCTGCCGCTGGCCCAGTCCACCGTGTCGCAGCACCTGCAGGTGCTCAAGGACGCCGGCCTGCTGACCTGCGACGTCCGCGGCCGTACCTGCTGCTACCGCTTGAGCGAAACGGCGATCACGCGGGCCGAGGGCCTCTCGGCCGACTTGATGCAGCGGCTCGCGTCGAGCGCAGGGGTCGGTTGCCGCAAGGGCATCGAGGGCAAGTCCATGGAGACCAGCGAATGA